The following proteins are co-located in the Acropora palmata chromosome 11, jaAcrPala1.3, whole genome shotgun sequence genome:
- the LOC141897914 gene encoding discoidin, CUB and LCCL domain-containing protein 2-like isoform X1: MWAPWCALLSLFLYVFVQNGLGFSNTQCDSALGLEKLEVWDSQLTARSHPIHIILENGKEMDTHARCGRLNILCCAFCGSSESGQYLQVDLRQDYKITAVATQGFEVLNNNYFVESYNLSHSRDGQNWSIFPEVMKGNDEGRSVVRHTFSSTIDARYIRLYPTAYSRGGFCLRMELYGCSNSFSALTPTPSPSTQRGANNTTPENVSPINTTTTASSTEKSMIIDSATDNQPAVRRSKVLITTRRGQETTQMKWIILFLLIIIICLLSWFICSRNKTFQFLSLFQSQSGSMVV, translated from the exons ATGTGGGCACCTTGGTGTGCCCTGCTTTCTTTATTCCTCTATGTGTTTGTGCAGAATGGATTAGGGTTTTCGAACA CACAGTGTGATAGTGCCCTGGGTTTAGAGAAATTGGAAGTATGGGACTCACAACTAACAGCGCGGTCCCATCCTATACACATAATCCTTGAGAATGGCAAGGAAATGGATACACACGCCAGATGTGGGCGTCTCAACATTCTCTGCTGTGCCTTTTGTGGGTCAAGTGAAAGTGGCCAGTACTTACAAGTAGACTTAAGGCAGGATTACAAAATTACTGCCGTTGCAACTCAAGGATTTGAAGTCCTGAACAATAATTACTTTGTAGAGAGTTACAATTTATCTCATAGCAGAGATGGACAGAATTGGAGCATCTTTCCG GAGGTGATGAAAGGGAATGATGAAGGAAGATCAGTGGTGAGGCATACCTTCAGTTCAACAATTGATGCAAGATACATCCGACTCTATCCCACGGCATACAGTCGTGGTGGATTCTGCCTTAGAATGGAACTGTATGGCTGCTCAAACT CCTTTTCTGCTCTGACCCCAACTCCTTCCCCTTCAACTCAGCGTGGTGCAAATAATACAACACCTGAAAATGTTTCACCAATCAATACAACAACAACTGCATCAAGCACAGAAAAGTCAATGATTATTGATTCAGCTACAGATA ACCAGCCCGCAGTTAGAAGAAGCAAAGTCTTGATAACCACTCGCAGGGGGCAAGAAACTACACAGATGAAATGGATTATACTCTTTcttttgataattattatttgcttgCTGTCATGGTTCATTTGTTCGAGAAACAAAACG
- the LOC141897914 gene encoding discoidin, CUB and LCCL domain-containing protein 2-like isoform X3, which produces MDTHARCGRLNILCCAFCGSSESGQYLQVDLRQDYKITAVATQGFEVLNNNYFVESYNLSHSRDGQNWSIFPEVMKGNDEGRSVVRHTFSSTIDARYIRLYPTAYSRGGFCLRMELYGCSNSFSALTPTPSPSTQRGANNTTPENVSPINTTTTASSTEKSMIIDSATDNQPAVRRSKVLITTRRGQETTQMKWIILFLLIIIICLLSWFICSRNKTFQFLSLFQSQSGSMVV; this is translated from the exons ATGGATACACACGCCAGATGTGGGCGTCTCAACATTCTCTGCTGTGCCTTTTGTGGGTCAAGTGAAAGTGGCCAGTACTTACAAGTAGACTTAAGGCAGGATTACAAAATTACTGCCGTTGCAACTCAAGGATTTGAAGTCCTGAACAATAATTACTTTGTAGAGAGTTACAATTTATCTCATAGCAGAGATGGACAGAATTGGAGCATCTTTCCG GAGGTGATGAAAGGGAATGATGAAGGAAGATCAGTGGTGAGGCATACCTTCAGTTCAACAATTGATGCAAGATACATCCGACTCTATCCCACGGCATACAGTCGTGGTGGATTCTGCCTTAGAATGGAACTGTATGGCTGCTCAAACT CCTTTTCTGCTCTGACCCCAACTCCTTCCCCTTCAACTCAGCGTGGTGCAAATAATACAACACCTGAAAATGTTTCACCAATCAATACAACAACAACTGCATCAAGCACAGAAAAGTCAATGATTATTGATTCAGCTACAGATA ACCAGCCCGCAGTTAGAAGAAGCAAAGTCTTGATAACCACTCGCAGGGGGCAAGAAACTACACAGATGAAATGGATTATACTCTTTcttttgataattattatttgcttgCTGTCATGGTTCATTTGTTCGAGAAACAAAACG
- the LOC141897914 gene encoding discoidin, CUB and LCCL domain-containing protein 2-like isoform X2, translating to MWAPWCALLSLFLYVFVQNGLGFSNTQCDSALGLEKLEVWDSQLTARSHPIHIILENGKEMDTHARCGRLNILCCAFCGSSESGQYLQVDLRQDYKITAVATQGFEVLNNNYFVESYNLSHSRDGQNWSIFPEVMKGNDEGRSVVRHTFSSTIDARYIRLYPTAYSRGGFCLRMELYGCSNSFSALTPTPSPSTQRGANNTTPENVSPINTTTTASSTEKSMIIDSATDMEVRCAKQPNGWPAT from the exons ATGTGGGCACCTTGGTGTGCCCTGCTTTCTTTATTCCTCTATGTGTTTGTGCAGAATGGATTAGGGTTTTCGAACA CACAGTGTGATAGTGCCCTGGGTTTAGAGAAATTGGAAGTATGGGACTCACAACTAACAGCGCGGTCCCATCCTATACACATAATCCTTGAGAATGGCAAGGAAATGGATACACACGCCAGATGTGGGCGTCTCAACATTCTCTGCTGTGCCTTTTGTGGGTCAAGTGAAAGTGGCCAGTACTTACAAGTAGACTTAAGGCAGGATTACAAAATTACTGCCGTTGCAACTCAAGGATTTGAAGTCCTGAACAATAATTACTTTGTAGAGAGTTACAATTTATCTCATAGCAGAGATGGACAGAATTGGAGCATCTTTCCG GAGGTGATGAAAGGGAATGATGAAGGAAGATCAGTGGTGAGGCATACCTTCAGTTCAACAATTGATGCAAGATACATCCGACTCTATCCCACGGCATACAGTCGTGGTGGATTCTGCCTTAGAATGGAACTGTATGGCTGCTCAAACT CCTTTTCTGCTCTGACCCCAACTCCTTCCCCTTCAACTCAGCGTGGTGCAAATAATACAACACCTGAAAATGTTTCACCAATCAATACAACAACAACTGCATCAAGCACAGAAAAGTCAATGATTATTGATTCAGCTACAGATA TGGAGGTCAGGTGCGCAAAACAACCCAACGGTTGGCCAGCAACCTAA